A window from Athalia rosae chromosome 5, iyAthRosa1.1, whole genome shotgun sequence encodes these proteins:
- the LOC105683990 gene encoding uncharacterized protein LOC105683990, with protein sequence MAPPKSKKTVSKKVKKSKPCYDCSESDSDSYDSESESCSCSSCDESGNCGIPATRKAGKGKSKSRSNFVSKIGKGKSKKSKPKKNQRKKKMSSSSSCDCSDCYTDFSSDDSDFCCPLISGRSRPSGSKTSGGYSCA encoded by the exons ATGGCGCCCCCGAAATCTAAGAAAACTGTATCAAAGAAAGTGAAGAAATCAAAACCATGCTACGATTGTTCGGAGTCAGATAGCGATTCCTACGATTCAGAATCTGAGAGTTGCAGCTGCAGTTCTTGCGACGAATCGGGAAACTGCGGGATTCCGGCTACTCGGAAGGCGGGGAAGGGAAAATCGAAGAGCAGATCCAACTTCGTGTCGAAAATCGGCAAAGGAAAGTCCAAGAAATCAAAGCCCAAGAAAAATCAGCGCAAGA AAAAAatgtcgtcgtcttcgtcctGCGACTGTTCCGACTGTTACACGGACTTCAGTTCGGACGATTCCGACTTCTGTTGCCCGTTGATTTCCGGACGTTCGAGACCTTCGGGAAGCAAAACATCCGGAGGATATTCTTGcgcataa